In the Balaenoptera musculus isolate JJ_BM4_2016_0621 chromosome 2, mBalMus1.pri.v3, whole genome shotgun sequence genome, CAATCCAAAGAACATGTGTTCGACTCTTCATTTTCAGAACAAGTTCTTGCTATAGACTCCTCACTCTGACAACAAGTTCCATTTTGGCCAGCTGTGGAATCTTCTCCGTGACTCACTAACATTCTACTCGGAGAGTCAGGACTTCCAATCTGTTGTTCTGAAGCCGTAAGAACATCTGAATCCTTACCGATAACTGTAGAATGATCATAGGGCAGTACTAAAGGAGTTTCTGACATCACAGAGTTCTCTGTTGTATTGTTGTTAGAATATGTTTCACTGTCTTTATTGAAGGGATTACCCTGTTTGACAGAGTCCGACATTGGGATATTGCCACTTTCTGGTTTTTtatgctcatttttaaataacttacaaGAATCTAGGGTTAACCCACTGGACAAGTCACTGTCTTTCCTACTGGAATCTGATTGTGGAAGTTCATTAAAATGACTCGTCATCTCCATTGTTTGAGTCTCTCTTTCGGAGCCTTTCAATCTGAATAATTTAGAGGCTAATGATTCAGGTGACTTCTCAACATCCAAAGGCTTTCTGTTAAAATGAGATAACTCCTGTAGAGTCATAGGGCTTTCTCTTAAGCAAGGCATCTGTTCTTCCAAACAACTGTCTTCCTTGGAGAATGGTAACTTTTCTGAATAAAACATGTGACTTACTGGTTGACAACTACTATTTGAATCATCATGTTTCACAGTAGTGAGTTTACAAATACCAGAGTTGTCTaagtggtttttgtctttccacAGAATGTCAGGTTCAACCTGAGGATTGAGATTGGTAGTGATTTCTAAAGTGATATTTTCCTCCACTTCTGTATTCAGAGTATTTTTAACCTTCCCATATTGCCTCTTAAACTTCTCTAAAGATCCTAGTTGTGAACTTAAGCTTAGCTTCTTATGAACTATGGGTTTGGCAGAACAAATCAACTTACTTGTTTTCTTAGTACCATTTGAAACATGTCTACCCCAAGAGAAAGAGGATGCGTCAGGTAGTAAGCAACCTGTGTGCGATTTTTTACTACTTTCctgaaaaacagcaaaattttTATAAGTTGCTATAGGTTTGTTCTCTAGCCCATAACTTATATTTGTTCTGCACAATCTTTTGTTGGGCAGTTGAGCAAATTCTTTACTTAAAGTGGTGGTTAAATCTTTGGTGTTTGGAGTCTCAAATGAATGGTGTGTTCTATTTCCAAATGTTTCTTTGGCACTCACAGGACCAGgttgaacataatttttaaataaatgttctgtTTCAGTTGATTTAGTTTGCTCATTTTGTACCACATGAGTTATGAAGCCAGTGGAACATAATTTAACTTGCCCATAactaaaaacatttattcttccACAATTACtaggttctttttctcttttctcttcttctctctgagCACCATGTGCTCCCGATAATGTCCTCTCAACAGGCAGAGGTTGGCATCCCATTTCAGTAGCATCTTTAAATCTCTCTGGTTGATTctgaattctattatttttcaggaTGTTGGCAGCCATGCCATCAGCAGTAGTACTTACTTTCTGTATTTCTAGACCTTCTCCACTCCCCTCAAAGTGATAAAGTGTCTGAAAAGGGCTTGCAAACATTTCTGAACTGGTTCCACATGGATTTTCTGAAGAGTTAAGTTCCAAGCAAGATTTTTTATGTTTCTCATTTGCTCCTGATTCTGATGCTTCAGCCGTCTCTTGTTCTAAGATCCTTGACTCTGAGCAAGCGCTATCTTCGTTTTGTAAAGATGACTCCATTTTACTATGGGCTGGCCCATCGGATTTGTAAGTGTACAAAAATgaatcatttgtcttttttctgataCCTTCCGAATCCCTAAAATtctgtgtgtttatgttttctacAGGAGCTTTTCTTTTCACAGCTTTTGACTGCAAATTAAACATTTCACAGGAATCCAAAATATTATTACATGCTTCTTGGAAATTGACCTGGTCACACTTCTCATCAGAGGATACTTGCTTCTGAAGAGTGGCACTAAATAAactaaaatcattttcttcactAAATTCCTTAAGGTCTTCACTTGATAATtccacaaataatttttctttctttaaaaacatttttactccTTCCTGAATGCAAAGCAAAACAGTATCCCAGTTCTGAAACTCAATCAGAGTTTTTGCTGGCTCCAGGCACACGTCATACTCACAAAAGTGGCACTGCATATTGattacatatataccatggagtTCTGGGTTAGACCGATGCCGAGGACTTGAATTCGTTTGCCTACTGGCAGAGCCGTTCTTTGGCTTGCATATAATGCTTTCTTTCCTTAATAAAAAGTCAATGAGTTTATGCAACTTAGTCCTTAAAACTAGCCTCTTGTTCACAAACAAAAACTGCATATTCTTATTATAATGTGCTTCAGAGCTGATATAGCCACTAAGCTCAAACTCcttatatttaaaatctatttctctTAACTTTTGGGACTTACCCAGTCCATAAATTTGACAAAATCGGGAACATATGTCTTTGGTTTTAGGGAGCTGAAGAACCATGGAACCAGAAACATCATttctcaaagagaaagaaatggaagggtGCATGAGTGAGAGAGCTTCTATCCTCTgcctaaccttctcaaactccaGTCTAGGATCCATGCATTTCCTCCTTACAGGTAACTGATAAAATAGGTTATATACGGTGACTGTTGTCCCAGCACTTGGTCTAGTCAAGTCAGCTTCACAAGCTTTCAGGACTTTTCCATTCTGAAACAGCTTCACAAAAGTTTTCATTGACTTGTTTTTCTTGGATGAAATTTCCACAGCACTGGCCATGTCAGCTATACTGGCCAAGGCCTCCCCTCGGAAACCATAAAACCTTGGGTTCTCCAAGTCCTGTACAGAGTCGCATTTACTAGTGAAATAACGATTTCCCACCTTGTCTACATCATCACTCCCCATCCCAAATCCATTGTCTATCACCTGAACTTGGAAGGTTTCCATGTTTACCCTGACAGCCACACATTTTGCTTCAGCATCAATACTATTGAGGGCAAGCTCCTCAACACATTGGCCTAAGGAGCATATAGCCAAACCAGAACGCAACCTGGCTTGTACTTCAACTGACAAGCACTTGATCATGGCAGGTAGAAAGCTGGTGAGAAAGCCAGGCACTGGTTCCCTTTTCTGACTGGAAATAATTGCCTatgggaggaaaaacaaaacaaaacacacacacacacatttaaagcTTCGGAGTTACATGGCATCAACCATTTCTCTCAAgctttataaagaaatatttgaggtAAATGAAATCTCTTACTAAACCacattgtaaaacaaaacaaaacaaattatagCTCTGATCTCTAGGCAGATCACACAGCTCTTGTTTGGTGCAGTGGATTTAACATCCAAAACAGCAttcataatttcataatttttactgCTCCTCTCTAAATCCCATATGCCCTAAAGTGAAATCAGAATCACACTTGAAGTTGACCTGCAAAGACATGTTCAAAATGCTAATCACTTCACCAAGAACAGATGCCTAAATTCCGCTAAGAAACATTAGCTAGAaattattcatgaaaaaaaagTCCAAGCTAGTTTCATAACATTTATACATTACACAATAACCATGACTTTTAGAAAAAACTTATAATGAAGTGTTAAGACACTGTAATAACTAGggtgaaggaacaagagaaaataaaatcaaattatgtCAAGAAgagattaataattattattattggctaAATGTAGTTATCTCAGGGGAAACAGACTAAGAATGGGAAAGGATAGGGCAGGAAAATTCCTTGTCATTATAAGCCGTTctgcatttgatttttaaatcttgttCATGTATTACTTTGGTAAGTTTTCAGAAGGCCCTtactattattttgtattttggtcTTCACAGATGGCTTCAAACTACCTTGGCAATAATCATGATGGCAAGGGGCTGTTTAAACTTGATTTTAAGTTTTCTGGCaggtaaaaaaaataagattatagtGCAATTAAAGGTCCCCTCCCTTCACAGCTGAGAGCAGCATGGCGGGGGGGAACCTCTCGCAAGTGGTAGGGCTAGTTTTTCAAACCCGGTAAAATCAGAGCGATAATTGCCGATCTGATGATTTCTAACATCATGAACTTTGCAGCCGGCAAAAAATGAGAGGTAAACGTTTAATAAGTATTCTGACTGCTACCCAACTCAACGATTTCCTGATTATACCCAGTCCTTTCAGGGCTCCTGGGACAAATGGGACGACTCCATCCGGGTTCTGAGCTAATAAGAAAGCTTCGGGGAGCAGGGCGGAGGCCGCCTACCCCGCCAGACCCAAgttccacccccatcccctcccccagctggcaACCAGAAACCCCAGCCTGCCCAGGCTCGGGCGCCCAGCTGTAGGCAGGCCAGAGGGCCTCCCGGAGCCCCTGCGCAGCCGGTCCGTAAAGTTAGCCCGCAGCGGTCGCCAGGGCCCTTCTAGTGGTAGAAGAGCTCCCGGAATCATCCTTCCGTCGCGTGCTTTTCCCCAAGTCACCTCGTATGGCGCCTCAACAACTCCCTGACACCAACCGCCTCGGACGCCGGACGCGCGCACGTTGGCTCGCAAGGCTCGTGAACGCGAGGCTCATGCACGCGCGAGCCCGCGAGCATGCGCTTCTCAGCTACCCCGCCAAGAACACCCGCTCGTCCCTGACACCCCAATGCGCATGCGCACCAGGTGTTCCCGGCTTCGGTACTCATGTGTGCCGAGGTCTCTTCTCACTAGTACCCCGAATTCTCAATCCTTATCCCGTTTTAGCATGGCGTGAAAAGCTGTTTCTAGcaatttttacttgttttttcttctttccccttctctcatcTCTCCTTTGCACGTACTACCatttaattcaatatatattttatttgcttatcgTCTATCTtctctcactagaatgtaagctatATGAAGGTAtggattttgtctatttttgtttgctGCTGTATCCCCATGgcaagaacagtgcctggcttatGTTAGGTactcaattaattaaaaatccaAAGCCTTCCATTAGAGATCTATAGTATTATTTCAGAGCTGGAAAAGACCGAGAAACTATATAGCTCTATtcttaatttacagatgaggacaagaCTCCCTTCACTGACTTTTTTGGTATCTTCCCAATACCACCGCAGCTGTCTTTTCTAGTGGAATGAGAGTGGAACTCTAAGGGCATTGTGAGAATAGGTGTTTTGGGACTCGTTAACCAACCTTCAGTTTTTGctttgtcctgttttcattgaaaccttgtattttaaaaaattggaatttaTGACAAACTTGTCAAACCCAATAAGCATttgatatatactttttttaatggctgactaAACCAAATCAGGAGATTATCTAAGTCTGATGAAGCAAAAGGCTTATtgcttgtattagtttgctaaggctgccatatCAAAGTAccaaactgggtggcttgaacaacagaaatttattttgtcacagttctggaggctagaaatctgagatcaaaGTGTTGAAATGATGATTTCTTCTGGGGCCTCTGTCCTTGGCTGGTAAAATtgctgtcttctccctctgtcttcacacATGTTCTTTCCTGTGTGCACACAGggctgtgtccaaatttcctcttcttataagaacactggGGCATagtggattagggcccaccctaatgacctcatttaaccttaattaccccTATAAAAGCCCTGTCTCCAAGTGTAGTCCCATACTGAGGTATCCAGAGTTAGgactcaacatatgaatttggggggggtggATAATTTAGCCCATAACATCAATTTATGTGAATTCCTTACACAGAGGACAGGAACGACAGCAGAAActccagaaaatgaaaaacaattagtCCAAAATATCATTTGAACAGCTAACAAATTGAACTTGTGGTATTTGTTCTTATTAGGTGCAATTTCCTGAAGAAAAGCTCAtggaaactattaaaaagaaatgattaaaagtaACTGCTTTTTCTTTCAGACTTCTTTAAATTACCTCAAAATTCTCTTCCCAAAGATGTTTATTAAGTAAATACCTCTTATTTTGCCCACAATGAAgtttaccaaaaagaaaataagtatccTACATGGAAGGTTCTGTGTTTTTATTGATTAGAATTGTGTACAGTTGTAATCCTTCCATCATACACATAATATACAGTAACTATCAAATATCTGATACTAAAATAACTTACTGACAAATTCTAATATTGAACACAATAATTCTatctctattaaaaataaaaaaacaaaaccactgagTATCTTGGAAAATTTAAATTCAGACCGTTATTTAACAATTTGGAAATCTGAGTAATCCAACTTTAAGATGACTTTCTCATTGTTGAAGCTTGCTCTGTCAATGTGTGATTTGGGACTTCCTCTTGTCTCAAGCCATTCCTGCATATGACGTactttggaggtgggaccttgcAATTGTCCTTGCACTGTGCCCTGGTCAGTGTTCTGGACCCAGCCTACTAATCCGAGCTTTTTACCCTCAGcctaagggaaagaaaaagacaagagagagaAATCCAGTGAgattgaacaaaacaaaattagacTACAATCTCTTGCCAGAATCTTGGCCTAGAATCAAGCCACTGAAACTAATTTGATATTGTCCAGAACAGTCAAAACAGAACTACAGCAAGGAAAATCTCATTGCTGATCTTAACATGCAGTGTTGACCACTTGACTCCATTTCCTTCTTCCACCCTATAAAACCAGGCACCAGAATTTTTCACTATGTCGTCAATCTGGTTAAGTACTAAAGATTTAAGACCAAATCAGATGCTTTCAAAATGATTCCCTAAGGCTGACTGTTGTTAGGATACTGGAGTATATCTTGTTCATTTTCCATCTCCTAATCAAGAATCTACTGggtatattaaatagaaaaagcaTGAAGCTATTtgatccttctttttttctttaaccaagACCACACCTAAATAAATCCAGATGATTAAGTGTCCAATATCTCTTTAAAGATCATTAGAGACTATTTTACAATTTCCTGGGCAACGCAATCCATTGTTCTCACTGTAAAGAAACTGTCTAACCCAAGGTCTTTATGTTGCATCCAAAGCCCACTTTCTCTCATCCTCCTAGAGAAGGAAAAAGCAGCTGGTGATCAGCCTCTAAACACCAAAGTTTCATGAGACTACATTAACTATTGTTTTCACTTGACTTTCTTCTGTCTAAATAATCACAATGTCTTTAATGTTGCATGAGTTTATGAAAATCATCTAATCACTGTAGTTGCTCTTTTCTTAGACTTTCCAATGTTCTTTCCTTTAAATCATTAACTGTGGAATGACTGAAAATTGGGGAAAGGTAGCAATGTTTTAgaggcaattttatttttgtaaaatttccaaTTAAGGATATTATAAAAGTTATTGATTGTTACATTCTATCTAAATAGAAGGGGTTAGATTACAAAAGAAAACGGGAGTTAACTTGATTGCATGTCCAAATGCCAGACTAGTGACCTAGTAAATATGGGAAATTGCTGGAGTTGGCCAAAGAAAATGTTACGCATAGCAAAATTTGTTTGATGAGGAACTGAAGTATTCATCAAATCAGTTACGTTCAAAGCAAAGACATGTTTGCATAATGAACAAAAGAGACTTTGgtcaaataaataacaatttaaagGATACAGAGGAAAttaaggaatgaagaaaaataagagatacCTACAGCATGATTGAGTGTTGTAGATTGTGGCATTAAAAAAGAACGCAGAGAATGGATTTGAATAAGACTCCACATCCAGCTGACTTTGTGTAACAACTGCACTCTTCTACTTCATATTAACCTAGGGGAATGGGCTATCCCTAGTTCTTAGTTACCTTATATGGTAAATTGCTATAGGAATGATTGTGTTGAGTTTTGAGCAGGAGGTTATAACAGTACTGCTCAAAacgaatttatttaaattttaaattgcaatgTGATTTATCTGAACTCTGAGAGTGAACAAAACACTCCCAACTTTGGTGTTGAGAATGGGGATTTCCTATGGGTTTTATTTGTGCACTCGattctgttcttattttatatatatatatacacacacatatatatgtatttatttatttatttggttgcaccaggtcttagttgtggcaggtgcgctccttagttgcagctcaccagctccttagttgtggcatgcgaactcttagttgtagcattAATGtaggatctagtttcctgaccagggatcgaacccaggccccttgtattgggagcatggagtcttatccactgtgccatcagggaagtccctgtttttatttttaaatgataacataATATTGCTGAGTCACGTTCAGTTTTGAATATATATCTAAACAAGTAAGCAGTGTTTTCTCctaagaaaattccaaaaagctaATTCTCCTTCATAATAATATTTCTGCTTGGATGGTcatctggaaacattttaaagaatataatcaCCAACTCTAGTCTCAATCTAAAAGGAAAGTACCCTCAAACTAATAACCTAgacttccaccttaggaaactagaaagagaagagcaaaccgaatccaaaacaagcagaaaaaaggaaataataaagattagagcaggaGTTAAtagagatagaaaaaagaaagaaaagaagaaaggaaggaaggaaggaaagcaggaagaaagaaaaaataaatgaaaccaaaagttgattctttaaaaagaccAACAAAGTTGTCAAAACTTAAGCTAGCCtgatcaataaaaaaaagagagaaggctcaaagtagtaaaatcagaaatgaaagaggggacattaccaccaaacttacaaaaaaaaaaaaaaggataataagggaataataTGAACAGTTGTATTctaacaaattagataacttagattAAAAGAGCAGATACCTAGAAAGACTCAAAAACTACAGGAACtgaattaagaagaaatagaaaatctgaatagacctataacaagagattgaattagtaatcaaaaactgCCCATGAtatgtcaatggacatttaggttggttccatgtcctggctattgtaaatagtgctgtaatgaacactgtggtgcacgtctctttttgaattatggttttctcagggtatatgcccagtagtgggattgctgggtcatatggtagttctattttcagttttttaaggaacctccatactgttttccatagatatggcacatatatacaatggaatattactcagccataaaaagaaatgaaattgagttatttgtagtgaggtggatggacctagagtctgtcatacagagtgaagtaaatcagaatgagaaaaacaaataccgtatgctaatgcatatagatggaatctaaaaaaaacaatggtactgatgaacctagttgcaggacaggaataaagaggtaggcatagagaatggacttgatgacatgggatgggagggcaaagctggggtgaagtgagagtagcatcgacgtatatacactacgGAATGttaaatagttggctggtgggaagcagcagcatagcacagggagatcagctcagtgctttgcgatgacctagagggttgggatagggaggctgggagggaggctcaagagggaggggatgtgggaacGTGTGTATGGgtgtggctgattcgctttgttgtgcaaatGAAACTAACaaggt is a window encoding:
- the MLH3 gene encoding DNA mismatch repair protein Mlh3 isoform X5 → MIKCLSVEVQARLRSGLAICSLGQCVEELALNSIDAEAKCVAVRVNMETFQVQVIDNGFGMGSDDVDKVGNRYFTSKCDSVQDLENPRFYGFRGEALASIADMASAVEISSKKNKSMKTFVKLFQNGKVLKACEADLTRPSAGTTVTVYNLFYQLPVRRKCMDPRLEFEKVRQRIEALSLMHPSISFSLRNDVSGSMVLQLPKTKDICSRFCQIYGLGKSQKLREIDFKYKEFELSGYISSEAHYNKNMQFLFVNKRLVLRTKLHKLIDFLLRKESIICKPKNGSASRQTNSSPRHRSNPELHGIYVINMQCHFCEYDVCLEPAKTLIEFQNWDTVLLCIQEGVKMFLKKEKLFVELSSEDLKEFSEENDFSLFSATLQKQVSSDEKCDQVNFQEACNNILDSCEMFNLQSKAVKRKAPVENINTQNFRDSEGIRKKTNDSFLYTYKSDGPAHSKMESSLQNEDSACSESRILEQETAEASESGANEKHKKSCLELNSSENPCGTSSEMFASPFQTLYHFEGSGEGLEIQKVSTTADGMAANILKNNRIQNQPERFKDATEMGCQPLPVERTLSGAHGAQREEEKREKEPSNCGRINVFSYGQVKLCSTGFITHVVQNEQTKSTETEHLFKNYVQPGPVSAKETFGNRTHHSFETPNTKDLTTTLSKEFAQLPNKRLCRTNISYGLENKPIATYKNFAVFQESSKKSHTGCLLPDASSFSWGRHVSNGTKKTSKLICSAKPIVHKKLSLSSQLGSLEKFKRQYGKVKNTLNTEVEENITLEITTNLNPQVEPDILWKDKNHLDNSGICKLTTVKHDDSNSSCQPVSHMFYSEKLPFSKEDSCLEEQMPCLRESPMTLQELSHFNRKPLDVEKSPESLASKLFRLKGSERETQTMEMTSHFNELPQSDSSRKDSDLSSGLTLDSCKLFKNEHKKPESGNIPMSDSVKQGNPFNKDSETYSNNNTTENSVMSETPLVLPYDHSTVIGKDSDVLTASEQQIGSPDSPSRMLVSHGEDSTAGQNGTCCQSEESIARTCSENEESNTCSLDWQQHFDVALGRMVYINKLTGLSTFTAPTEDVRAACTKDLTTMAVDVLLENGSQYRCHPFRSDLVLPFLPRAREERTVMRQNNRATGDDAVGPESLQSLFSEWDNPVFARYPEVAVDVSSGQAESLAVKIHNILYPYRFTKEMIHSMQVLQQVDNKFIACVMSTKTEENGEAGLALGSGHSASLLHLRV
- the MLH3 gene encoding DNA mismatch repair protein Mlh3 isoform X6, whose product is MIKCLSVEVQARLRSGLAICSLGQCVEELALNSIDAEAKCVAVRVNMETFQVQVIDNGFGMGSDDVDKVGNRYFTSKCDSVQDLENPRFYGFRGEALASIADMASAVEISSKKNKSMKTFVKLFQNGKVLKACEADLTRPSAGTTVTVYNLFYQLPVRRKCMDPRLEFEKVRQRIEALSLMHPSISFSLRNDVSGSMVLQLPKTKDICSRFCQIYGLGKSQKLREIDFKYKEFELSGYISSEAHYNKNMQFLFVNKRLVLRTKLHKLIDFLLRKESIICKPKNGSASRQTNSSPRHRSNPELHGIYVINMQCHFCEYDVCLEPAKTLIEFQNWDTVLLCIQEGVKMFLKKEKLFVELSSEDLKEFSEENDFSLFSATLQKQVSSDEKCDQVNFQEACNNILDSCEMFNLQSKAVKRKAPVENINTQNFRDSEGIRKKTNDSFLYTYKSDGPAHSKMESSLQNEDSACSESRILEQETAEASESGANEKHKKSCLELNSSENPCGTSSEMFASPFQTLYHFEGSGEGLEIQKVSTTADGMAANILKNNRIQNQPERFKDATEMGCQPLPVERTLSGAHGAQREEEKREKEPSNCGRINVFSYGQVKLCSTGFITHVVQNEQTKSTETEHLFKNYVQPGPVSAKETFGNRTHHSFETPNTKDLTTTLSKEFAQLPNKRLCRTNISYGLENKPIATYKNFAVFQESSKKSHTGCLLPDASSFSWGRHVSNGTKKTSKLICSAKPIVHKKLSLSSQLGSLEKFKRQYGKVKNTLNTEVEENITLEITTNLNPQVEPDILWKDKNHLDNSGICKLTTVKHDDSNSSCQPVSHMFYSEKLPFSKEDSCLEEQMPCLRESPMTLQELSHFNRKPLDVEKSPESLASKLFRLKGSERETQTMEMTSHFNELPQSDSSRKDSDLSSGLTLDSCKLFKNEHKKPESGNIPMSDSVKQGNPFNKDSETYSNNNTTENSVMSETPLVLPYDHSTVIGKDSDVLTASEQQIGSPDSPSRMLVSHGEDSTAGQNGTCCQSEESIARTCSENEESNTCSLDWQQHFDVALGRMVYINKLTGLSTFTAPTEDVRAACTKDLTTMAVDVLLENGSQYRCHPFRSDLVLPFLPRAREERTVMRQNNRATGDDAVGPESLQSLFSEWDNPVFARYPEVAVDVSSGQAESLAVKIHNILYPYRFTKEMIHSMQVETC